In the genome of Magnolia sinica isolate HGM2019 chromosome 2, MsV1, whole genome shotgun sequence, one region contains:
- the LOC131235456 gene encoding uncharacterized protein LOC131235456 — MVRDSKEYLVLRVTELAQNNAELRKHLHQVVVEKLEQEKSFRLLIEEKTLEIKRILGEDVSQRDILKEEPEDLFSKFQELKIRHRESSREIQQLRMERDLLIEEKKEREGRLILLKDSLHSILSDLSVGQDGNEVRMHMDKRTENELLKRALWMVKSTARMVETLEGEEEEIDGRGAAGFDGEEGEEEMIRVLDAELKAIWRGYWSRVMKTEDLKRRKETEHVFNKGKMEAIALVGCFSIVFLIVSIAAIAASCKYYLR; from the coding sequence ATGGTGAGAGATTCAAAAGAATACCTGGTACTAAGAGTTACTGAACTAGCACAGAATAATGCTGAGCTCCGCAAACATCTCCATCAAGTGGTAGTAGAGAAACTAGAGCAGGAGAAGAGCTTCCGCTTATTGATAGAGGAAAAGACTTTAGAAATTAAGCGTATACTTGGTGAAGATGTTTCTCAGAGAGACATACTAAAGGAGGAACCAGAAgacttgttttcaaaatttcaagaaTTGAAGATAAGACACAGGGAGAGTTCACGGGAGATTCAACAGCTGAGGATGGAGCGCGACTTACtaatagaagaaaagaaagagagggaggggcGGTTGATTTTGTTAAAGGATAGCTTGCATTCAATCTTATCCGATTTGTCGGTGGGCCAGGATGGCAATGAAGTTCGGATGCATATGGACAAAAGAACTGAGAATGAGTTGTTAAAACGAGCATTGTGGATGGTGAAGTCCACTGCACGGATGGTAGAGACATTGGAaggtgaagaagaagagattgaTGGGAGAGGAGCTGCTGGctttgatggagaggagggagaggaagaGATGATTCGAGTGCTCGATGCAGAGCTGAAAGCTATCTGGAGGGGTTATTGGAGTAGAGTGATGAAGACGGAGGACttgaaaaggaggaaagagaCTGAACATGTCTTCAACAAAGGGAAAATGGAAGCTATTGCTTTAGTTGGCTGTTTTAGCATTGTCTTCTTGATTGTGTCAATAGCAGCTATTGCTGCTAGTTGTAAGTACTATTTAAGATAG